GTGTCGGTCGACGGCGGGTTCGAGTTCCTGCTGGACAAACCGGCGTCCAAGTCAGCGGAGGCACTGAGCAAAGCCTATCGACGTCTTGCGGCGACGCTTCGCGAGCGCTCACAGGCGATAGGGCTCACCGATGTCCGGCTGAACGACAGCGCCAGCCCCGCGGACGATTCCCGCGCGATCCAAGCGAAGCTCAAGTACGAGTACACCGATTCCTTCGGGCGCTCCCCCGACGCGGTCCTGCGTGACCTCCAGCTCTACGGCAAGCTGCCTCTGGGACTGCGCGGCTGGCTCTTGTCCGAAAGCCGCATCCGGCTCGGTCTCGACCTCAAAGGCGGCGTCTATCTCGCGCTAGAGCTCGACCTCGCCGAAGCCGAGAAGCAGGCGCTTGCCGAGGCGCAATCGAGTATACGTCGCGACCTGCGCGAGCGCTACCGCGTCAACTGCCGAGAGGTGATACCGGAAGATGGCGGGTTAGTCGTCGTCATCAAGCCGAGCGCCGACTGGGGCATCGCCGGGGACACACGCAAGGCAGACACCGAAGCCTATCTCGATGGCATCGAAAGCTTCGCTTTAGAGCCGATCTATGACACCCACGCAGACGCAGAGGGCCTAGTGCGCTATCGGTTGCGGGTCGAGTCCGGGGAGATGGACGATCACGTCAGCCAGGCACTGGCTCAGAATGCCGAGATCCTGCGGAACCGGCTCGACCCCCACGGCGTCGGCGAACAGGATATCCGTCGCGACCCGAGGGGGCGCCGAATCATCGTGCAGGATCCCGGCGCGAGCGACTCGCTTGAGCTCGCCAATTTCATCGAGACGATGGGTCGGCTCGAGTTCCGCATGGTTCAGCAGAAGGACGGAGCCCCGTGGTACGGCTCCGGCACGCCTCCCACGCCGGATCAGGTCCCCGATACCGCAG
This Candidatus Poribacteria bacterium DNA region includes the following protein-coding sequences:
- the secD gene encoding protein translocase subunit SecD produces the protein MSVDGGFEFLLDKPASKSAEALSKAYRRLAATLRERSQAIGLTDVRLNDSASPADDSRAIQAKLKYEYTDSFGRSPDAVLRDLQLYGKLPLGLRGWLLSESRIRLGLDLKGGVYLALELDLAEAEKQALAEAQSSIRRDLRERYRVNCREVIPEDGGLVVVIKPSADWGIAGDTRKADTEAYLDGIESFALEPIYDTHADAEGLVRYRLRVESGEMDDHVSQALAQNAEILRNRLDPHGVGEQDIRRDPRGRRIIVQDPGASDSLELANFIETMGRLEFRMVQQKDGAPWYGSGTPPTPDQVPDTAEVLYDREGHWLVVDRESVITGRDVSRATTQRNIAEIVVSVRFTGNGRRAFGEATAAHVNELMAIILDNTVVSFPRIREPILTGEASISGGFDKESAEELATILKSGSFRVPMKIAHERTVGPSLGQEAIRQGTLAAIIGIATALVFMTYYYNVCGTFAAIALVLNALMILASLALLGATLTLPGLAGLVLTMGMAVDANVLINERIKEELRAGKSVSASINAGYGRVFWTIFDSNVTTVLTAIVLIQFGTGSVRGFGVTLTIGIVTSMFTALFVTREMFRAFEVKRKSIPIYPLFGFKKS